The Nonlabens spongiae genome contains a region encoding:
- a CDS encoding CinA family nicotinamide mononucleotide deamidase-related protein — MKATIITIGDEILIGQIVDTNSAWMGQQLNNVGVSVYEIITINDDRVHILSAFAKAEQQSDLVLITGGLGPTKDDVTKSTICEYFDDELVLNQTVLEHIENIFSKYVKDAILPANRDQALVPSKARILHNDYGTAPGLWMEKNDTIFVSMPGVPFEMKGIMTSGVLPEIIKKGNLPFIHHRTMITAGVGESTIAKRIEAWENALPETIKLAYLPSSGMVRLRLSSIGMDRVEVETSVAAQVKALYDLIGDIIVGESNGESLVHTVFNLLKEKRKTIATAESCTGGKIANLITEIPGASTVFKGSTITYATQSKIDILGIEGKLIDENSVVSAEVATAMAAQARVKFKSDIAIATTGNAGPSKGDSDAEVGTVYIGIADENGAEACKFLMGNNRERVVQKTVNKSLELLQKILIKK, encoded by the coding sequence TTGAAAGCTACCATTATTACCATAGGCGATGAGATCTTGATAGGCCAGATCGTAGATACAAATTCGGCCTGGATGGGGCAGCAGCTCAATAACGTGGGGGTTTCTGTTTATGAGATTATCACGATTAATGACGATAGGGTGCATATTCTTTCCGCTTTCGCGAAAGCGGAACAACAATCAGACCTCGTCCTAATAACCGGCGGTCTGGGTCCCACAAAAGATGACGTTACCAAAAGCACGATCTGTGAGTATTTTGATGATGAATTAGTGCTGAACCAAACGGTACTGGAGCACATAGAGAATATTTTTTCAAAGTATGTGAAAGACGCTATTTTACCCGCAAATAGAGACCAGGCCCTAGTTCCCAGCAAAGCGAGAATCCTACATAATGACTATGGGACGGCGCCAGGGCTTTGGATGGAAAAGAACGATACGATTTTTGTATCCATGCCCGGCGTGCCTTTTGAGATGAAGGGAATCATGACCTCTGGAGTTTTGCCTGAGATCATCAAAAAAGGAAATCTACCGTTCATACACCACCGCACCATGATTACAGCAGGAGTGGGGGAAAGCACGATCGCAAAACGTATTGAAGCATGGGAAAATGCCCTGCCTGAAACGATCAAACTTGCCTACCTGCCTAGCTCAGGAATGGTCAGGTTGCGCCTTTCCAGTATCGGGATGGATCGTGTTGAGGTAGAAACTTCAGTTGCGGCTCAGGTAAAAGCGCTTTACGATTTGATAGGCGATATCATCGTAGGGGAGAGCAATGGTGAATCGCTAGTTCATACGGTTTTTAATCTACTCAAGGAAAAAAGGAAAACCATCGCCACTGCCGAAAGTTGTACGGGAGGCAAAATTGCAAATCTGATAACAGAAATCCCTGGGGCATCTACCGTTTTTAAAGGTAGTACGATCACTTATGCCACGCAGTCCAAAATTGATATTTTAGGAATTGAAGGGAAGTTGATCGATGAAAATAGTGTGGTCAGTGCTGAGGTAGCGACTGCCATGGCTGCTCAAGCTCGCGTAAAATTCAAAAGCGATATCGCTATAGCCACTACTGGGAATGCCGGTCCCAGCAAGGGAGACAGCGATGCTGAGGTAGGAACCGTCTACATAGGAATCGCCGATGAGAATGGTGCGGAAGCCTGTAAATTTCTAATGGGAAACAACCGAGAACGCGTAGTGCAGAAAACGGTAAACAAGTCGCTGGAGCTGTTGCAAAAAATATTAATCAAAAAGTGA
- the rpmB gene encoding 50S ribosomal protein L28: MSRVCELTGKKAMVGNNVSHAMNKTKRKFDVNLFKKKFYLPEEDKYVTLKVSARAIKNVNKKGITQMMKEARANGYTTK, from the coding sequence ATGTCACGAGTTTGTGAACTTACTGGTAAAAAAGCGATGGTAGGGAACAACGTTTCCCACGCAATGAATAAGACGAAGCGTAAATTTGACGTGAACTTGTTCAAGAAAAAATTCTACCTGCCAGAAGAAGATAAGTACGTTACTTTGAAAGTATCTGCAAGAGCTATCAAAAACGTCAATAAAAAGGGAATCACCCAAATGATGAAGGAAGCTCGTGCAAACGGGTACACCACAAAGTAA
- the rpmG gene encoding 50S ribosomal protein L33, whose translation MAKSKGNRIQVILQCTEHKESGQPGMSRYITTKNKKNTPDRLELKKFNPILKRMTVHKEIK comes from the coding sequence ATGGCAAAGAGTAAAGGAAATAGAATCCAGGTTATCCTACAATGTACTGAGCACAAAGAATCTGGACAGCCAGGTATGTCTCGTTACATCACTACAAAGAATAAAAAGAATACGCCAGATCGTCTTGAATTGAAAAAATTCAACCCGATCCTTAAGCGTATGACTGTTCATAAAGAAATCAAATAA
- a CDS encoding DUF4295 domain-containing protein, whose translation MAKKSIATLQSGSKRLTKAIKMVKSPKTGAYTFVSAIMAPELVNDFLNKK comes from the coding sequence ATGGCAAAGAAATCAATCGCAACCCTACAATCAGGCTCGAAAAGATTAACTAAAGCGATCAAGATGGTCAAGTCACCTAAGACAGGTGCCTACACTTTTGTAAGTGCCATCATGGCTCCAGAACTTGTTAATGACTTCTTGAACAAGAAATAA
- a CDS encoding tetratricopeptide repeat-containing sensor histidine kinase, giving the protein MKFSRIIILLFNLFFSSIAHGQQEYEDRLEYLYENIVRTQYSKLDSMSYFISALEKSIQPSDSVWLSKYHSVSGLYAFNKSDYEKSIQEQEKALEIAEALDNDFLRGKAYQRLGVVYKYQGIYDRALGYFQKARNRSRNARDWKTAATAEMALCQTYWRLGDIKKATEYIDKALETAEEHKLKNDVAFGLFLEKGTTLYFQGAFDDAMFHFKKAESIVQDTQHLEGIAALYTNMGAVMFFKNDLDAAIGYYTTGLDLARDFGDQVSEGIAMINIGEALYNQKKFEPAEKYLKEALLIFKKLGSRRNIVDTYGYLHELEQLKGNHQKALDYFKLKTIHRDSIINAQKLETISNLEVKFETAEKERKITEQNLEIQTQNATIASQRLTQLSLTGGLTFLILGGIFFYYYYRSKQRQKLQAAVLHEKERGFEAVVKASEDERKRISKDLHDGIGQEMSALKLALHHIKNREEDLEKKEELDKIYESCSKSADDIRDISHQMMPRSLMENGLVNAFEDLLNNSFKYSEISYNFEHNGVQDKRFEERIEICLYRVLQELINNIIKHSGATEMSVLLYKQKDNLILMVDDNGVGMKGSSEEGHGVLNMKSRIDMIKGSINFEPSHQSGTSAMIVIPLQ; this is encoded by the coding sequence ATGAAATTTTCCAGAATCATAATTCTCTTATTCAATCTATTTTTTAGCTCTATAGCTCATGGACAGCAGGAATATGAGGATCGTTTGGAGTATCTGTATGAGAACATCGTGCGTACCCAGTATTCTAAGCTGGACAGCATGTCTTATTTCATTTCTGCTTTGGAGAAAAGCATTCAACCAAGTGATTCCGTATGGTTGTCAAAATATCATTCTGTAAGCGGCTTGTATGCGTTCAATAAATCTGATTATGAAAAATCGATACAAGAACAGGAAAAAGCCCTCGAGATCGCTGAAGCACTAGACAACGATTTCTTGCGCGGAAAAGCGTATCAGCGACTAGGAGTTGTCTATAAATATCAAGGTATTTACGATAGAGCGTTGGGATATTTTCAAAAGGCAAGGAACCGTTCCAGAAATGCGAGAGACTGGAAAACCGCAGCAACTGCAGAGATGGCTTTATGCCAGACCTACTGGCGACTAGGTGATATAAAAAAAGCCACAGAATATATTGATAAAGCATTAGAAACAGCGGAAGAGCACAAGCTGAAAAACGATGTGGCTTTCGGGCTGTTTTTAGAGAAAGGAACGACACTTTATTTTCAAGGAGCTTTTGATGATGCGATGTTTCATTTCAAAAAAGCGGAGAGCATTGTTCAAGACACCCAGCACTTGGAAGGCATTGCAGCGCTCTATACTAATATGGGCGCCGTGATGTTTTTCAAAAATGATCTAGACGCTGCAATAGGATACTATACGACTGGATTGGATCTGGCAAGGGATTTTGGCGATCAGGTAAGTGAGGGAATCGCGATGATAAATATAGGTGAAGCGCTATACAACCAGAAAAAATTTGAGCCAGCGGAAAAATACTTAAAAGAGGCATTACTTATTTTCAAAAAGCTAGGCAGTAGAAGAAACATTGTGGATACTTATGGCTATTTACACGAGCTAGAGCAACTTAAAGGAAATCATCAAAAGGCTCTCGACTATTTCAAACTAAAAACTATACATCGGGATTCCATTATAAATGCTCAAAAGCTGGAAACGATCTCCAACTTAGAAGTCAAGTTTGAGACTGCTGAAAAAGAACGCAAAATTACTGAACAGAATCTTGAAATTCAGACTCAAAACGCTACGATTGCTTCACAAAGACTTACACAGCTTTCTTTGACAGGCGGCCTTACTTTTCTGATTTTGGGCGGTATATTCTTTTATTACTATTACAGATCAAAGCAGCGACAAAAGCTTCAAGCTGCAGTGCTGCATGAAAAAGAAAGAGGATTTGAAGCAGTTGTAAAAGCTTCAGAAGATGAGCGAAAACGCATCAGTAAAGATCTGCACGATGGAATAGGTCAAGAAATGTCAGCGCTTAAACTGGCGCTTCATCACATAAAAAATCGAGAGGAAGATCTTGAAAAGAAGGAAGAACTCGATAAAATATATGAGTCTTGCTCAAAAAGCGCCGATGATATTAGAGACATCTCTCATCAAATGATGCCTCGTAGTTTAATGGAGAACGGTCTCGTAAATGCCTTTGAAGATTTGCTGAACAACTCTTTCAAATACTCGGAAATATCATATAATTTTGAGCATAATGGTGTTCAAGACAAGCGCTTTGAAGAGCGTATTGAGATTTGTCTCTATCGTGTTTTGCAGGAATTGATCAATAATATAATTAAACATTCAGGTGCTACAGAAATGAGTGTTCTACTCTACAAGCAAAAAGATAACCTTATCCTTATGGTAGATGATAATGGTGTGGGAATGAAAGGCTCTTCTGAGGAAGGGCATGGTGTGCTCAATATGAAAAGCCGTATAGACATGATTAAGGGGAGTATCAATTTTGAGCCTAGTCACCAGTCGGGCACATCAGCGATGATTGTTATTCCACTACAATAA
- a CDS encoding HAD family hydrolase encodes MPIKNIIFDFGDVFVNLDKTYVSRQLDSYSVHESGRRALDRLNKLYEVGSNSTKEFLNSLHEAIPQLNSQQLKEIWNGMLLDFPTNRLDFLVTLSRKRTHKIFLLSNTNDLHIENIKENMGADFETFKNAFDGFYLSHEIGLRKPNTDIYEFVLNKNNIKAEDTLFIDDTVENTDAANK; translated from the coding sequence ATGCCTATAAAAAACATCATATTTGATTTTGGTGATGTATTTGTGAACCTGGACAAAACCTATGTCTCGAGGCAACTCGACTCTTATTCAGTTCATGAAAGTGGACGTAGAGCTTTGGATCGGCTCAATAAGTTATATGAGGTAGGTTCCAACAGCACAAAGGAGTTTTTGAACTCGCTGCACGAGGCTATCCCTCAACTTAACTCGCAGCAATTGAAAGAAATTTGGAATGGCATGTTGCTGGATTTTCCAACAAACAGACTTGATTTTTTGGTGACGCTTTCGCGAAAGCGTACTCATAAAATTTTTCTGCTAAGCAATACCAATGATCTCCATATTGAGAATATAAAAGAAAATATGGGAGCAGATTTTGAGACTTTCAAAAATGCTTTTGATGGCTTCTACTTATCTCATGAAATAGGGTTACGCAAGCCTAATACTGACATCTATGAGTTTGTCCTGAATAAGAATAATATCAAGGCCGAAGACACTCTTTTCATAGATGATACCGTAGAAAACACTGATGCCGCGAATAAATAA
- a CDS encoding NAD(P)/FAD-dependent oxidoreductase — protein MNEATLYDVAVIGTGPAGSMAAYDLAAAGLKVLVIEKRELPRYKVCGGGFVYRGLRDLPFDAAEVVDLQFKEVDIYFDDGTHLVASDDRPVISMVMRDKFDYLLAEKAIEKGSVLKQGEKLTALQHKSDQILLTTDKNAYSTKMVVAADGAYSPTAKMAGWTTDSRTLIPALEYEIYVSPEEYEKHCRNVRFDMGAVPHGYGWVFPKNGHLSVGVGGFGNGGGKLDLKSACMKYIDDMNIKNIVEIKKFGFNIPITPREEGFVKNGVFLTGDAAGFADPITAEGISNSIFSGRYAAQAIISSQGDPYSAAKRYQDILDEKLLPQLATGRTLAAWFYGKPKLRSFLIKHYGAKFARYMTAVFCGDRNYPINLKKRIIQKSLNRLVGKKSKLKKAV, from the coding sequence ATGAATGAAGCCACATTATATGACGTTGCGGTAATAGGAACCGGACCTGCGGGAAGTATGGCAGCTTATGATCTCGCTGCGGCTGGATTAAAAGTTCTTGTTATCGAGAAGCGAGAATTGCCACGCTACAAGGTCTGTGGTGGCGGTTTTGTATATAGAGGCCTAAGAGATCTTCCTTTTGATGCGGCAGAAGTGGTAGACCTTCAATTCAAAGAAGTAGACATTTATTTTGATGATGGCACGCATCTAGTTGCTTCTGACGATCGTCCCGTGATCAGCATGGTAATGCGAGATAAATTTGACTATCTACTTGCTGAAAAGGCTATTGAAAAAGGATCTGTTTTAAAACAGGGAGAAAAGCTGACTGCCTTACAGCATAAGTCAGATCAAATTTTACTAACCACAGATAAAAATGCTTATTCAACAAAAATGGTCGTAGCCGCAGATGGCGCGTACAGCCCTACCGCAAAAATGGCTGGCTGGACCACAGATTCCCGCACACTCATACCTGCGCTGGAATATGAGATCTACGTGAGTCCAGAAGAGTATGAAAAGCATTGCCGCAACGTGCGATTTGACATGGGTGCCGTACCTCACGGTTACGGTTGGGTATTTCCCAAAAATGGCCATCTCTCTGTAGGCGTAGGTGGTTTTGGAAACGGTGGCGGAAAGCTGGATCTCAAATCGGCATGCATGAAATATATTGATGACATGAACATCAAAAATATCGTAGAGATAAAAAAATTTGGTTTCAATATTCCTATAACGCCACGAGAAGAAGGTTTTGTGAAAAATGGTGTGTTTCTCACTGGTGACGCTGCCGGCTTTGCAGATCCCATTACCGCAGAAGGTATATCAAATTCTATTTTTTCTGGCCGGTATGCAGCTCAAGCGATCATTTCAAGTCAAGGAGATCCATATAGTGCTGCAAAAAGGTATCAAGACATTCTCGACGAGAAGCTATTACCACAGCTCGCTACCGGCCGTACTCTAGCAGCCTGGTTCTACGGAAAACCCAAACTTCGGAGTTTCCTGATCAAACACTATGGTGCAAAATTTGCTCGCTACATGACCGCTGTCTTCTGTGGCGACCGGAATTACCCTATAAATCTTAAAAAGAGGATTATCCAGAAAAGCTTGAATAGATTGGTAGGGAAAAAGTCAAAGTTGAAAAAAGCTGTCTAA
- a CDS encoding porin family protein, whose product MKKLFLSAMALVAATTMSVAQEIDFGVQAGVNFAKLQGDSVEDADGRTGINVGLTGEYMFNDSFALFTGVIYSQQGLQSEDAGIEQKLKLDYLNVPVLAKFYIADSGFSIDAGPQIGFIVNDEYTVEGGPLAGETDLDAATIDLSAGGGVSYKFLEGTTLEGLSIGARYMIGLSNIYDDDEAFGDDLTNSVLSVNLGYRF is encoded by the coding sequence ATGAAAAAGCTATTTTTATCAGCTATGGCACTTGTTGCCGCAACAACAATGAGCGTGGCTCAAGAAATCGACTTTGGTGTACAGGCTGGGGTAAACTTTGCAAAACTTCAAGGTGATAGTGTAGAAGATGCAGATGGCCGTACTGGTATCAATGTCGGTTTAACAGGTGAATACATGTTCAACGATTCATTTGCTCTATTTACTGGAGTAATCTATAGTCAGCAGGGATTACAGTCTGAAGATGCCGGAATCGAACAAAAATTAAAATTAGACTATTTAAATGTACCGGTGTTGGCTAAATTTTACATAGCTGATTCAGGTTTCAGTATTGATGCAGGACCTCAAATAGGTTTTATCGTAAATGATGAATACACCGTAGAAGGTGGGCCACTGGCCGGTGAAACCGATCTGGATGCTGCAACTATCGACCTTAGTGCTGGTGGAGGCGTAAGCTATAAATTTTTGGAAGGAACCACTCTTGAAGGTTTATCTATTGGAGCACGTTACATGATAGGATTGAGCAATATCTATGATGATGATGAAGCTTTTGGTGATGACTTGACTAACAGTGTGTTATCAGTAAATCTAGGTTACAGATTCTAA
- the xerD gene encoding site-specific tyrosine recombinase XerD — protein MKWEHAVKSFNNYNTLERGLAENSIKAYARDLRKLILWLEENDVELPADRLETQHLREFIYHMAKEINPRSQARLISSLKAFFKYLVLENYRETNPMDLLESPKTPRKLPDTLSLEEIDNLITHIDRSTAEGERNRAILETLYSCGLRVSELTSLKISDLFFDEGFVKVTGKGNKQRFVPISPYTIKVINLYKNEIRTHVNVDPKFTDTLFLNRRGKGLTRAMIFHIIKQLAIKAGLKKSISPHTFRHSFATHLLENGADLRSIQIMLGHESITTTEIYMHVDRSHLAQVMEKHHPRA, from the coding sequence ATGAAATGGGAACACGCCGTTAAATCTTTCAATAACTACAACACTCTAGAGCGTGGTCTTGCAGAAAATTCCATCAAAGCCTATGCGCGGGATTTGCGTAAGCTCATACTATGGCTAGAAGAAAATGATGTTGAACTGCCCGCAGATCGACTAGAGACGCAACATCTACGAGAGTTCATCTATCATATGGCAAAGGAGATCAATCCACGATCTCAAGCGCGTCTTATCAGTAGTTTAAAAGCATTTTTTAAATATCTGGTTCTTGAAAACTACCGTGAGACTAATCCAATGGATTTGCTGGAATCGCCCAAAACACCTCGCAAATTACCCGATACACTCTCGCTAGAAGAAATAGACAACCTCATCACCCACATAGACCGCTCAACAGCAGAAGGAGAACGCAACCGCGCCATCTTAGAAACGCTGTACAGTTGCGGCTTGCGCGTGAGTGAGCTTACATCACTTAAGATAAGTGACTTGTTTTTTGATGAGGGTTTTGTAAAAGTAACGGGAAAAGGGAACAAACAGCGCTTTGTACCTATAAGCCCCTACACGATCAAAGTCATCAACCTCTATAAAAATGAGATACGCACTCATGTGAATGTCGATCCTAAGTTTACGGACACGCTATTTCTCAATCGACGTGGTAAAGGTCTTACCCGAGCGATGATTTTCCACATTATCAAACAACTCGCGATCAAGGCTGGTCTTAAAAAAAGTATTAGCCCGCACACGTTTAGGCATAGTTTTGCAACCCATTTGCTGGAAAACGGAGCTGATCTGCGCAGTATCCAAATCATGTTGGGTCACGAGAGCATAACTACCACAGAAATCTACATGCACGTAGATCGCTCCCACCTTGCTCAAGTTATGGAAAAACACCACCCCAGAGCTTGA
- the aroQ gene encoding type II 3-dehydroquinate dehydratase → MRLLIVNGPNLNLLGTRETDIYGSKTFEDYFVELQFKFSEVELAQFQSNTEGEIIDQLHQAHDGKFDGVILNAGGYTHTSVAIADAVAGIDLPVVEVHISNVMDREEFRHTSYISKYCVGTISGFGLESYLLGIQSFLNDSKDKD, encoded by the coding sequence ATGCGATTGCTCATTGTTAATGGTCCTAATTTGAATCTATTAGGCACTAGAGAAACTGATATTTATGGTAGTAAAACCTTTGAGGACTATTTTGTAGAGCTCCAGTTTAAATTTTCAGAAGTTGAGTTAGCACAATTCCAAAGCAATACAGAAGGTGAGATCATCGATCAACTCCATCAAGCGCATGATGGCAAGTTTGATGGTGTGATTCTTAATGCTGGTGGTTATACACATACTTCAGTTGCCATTGCAGACGCTGTAGCTGGTATAGATCTGCCAGTGGTAGAAGTTCATATTTCAAATGTTATGGATCGAGAAGAATTCAGGCATACTTCTTACATCTCTAAATATTGCGTGGGAACGATCTCGGGTTTCGGTTTAGAAAGTTACTTGCTGGGCATACAAAGCTTTCTCAACGATAGCAAAGACAAAGATTAG